The following are from one region of the Actinoplanes sp. L3-i22 genome:
- a CDS encoding PASTA domain-containing protein, with protein MLKHVEGQVSSDGIAVTGLGKVGVAVVLVFLVGVGGYWVFQQLQKSQVPPLVGVSRAEAEKQLTRAHLVLGGFREEESGEPKGTVLRTEPGIGSNLAYGTGVTLVLAKPVEQPAPQIGIAQLKAGTAGLPQLPGRGAGPHVDVRVIPAPAGPVSRRTLPPATRPIGTSPPESSQPPVPPVPEVWLDEGSAETAPESPDCQSGLLTVVTQRVSMSGPGALTFQWVGSDGTTTPAETREIGAASTTVVRGEWRRTGLPGDTLTGWRRLAILSPKQLTGDPLTDDHVCPQPAT; from the coding sequence TTGCTCAAGCACGTGGAGGGCCAGGTCAGCTCGGACGGCATCGCCGTGACCGGGCTCGGCAAGGTCGGGGTGGCCGTGGTCCTGGTCTTCCTGGTCGGCGTCGGCGGCTACTGGGTCTTTCAGCAGCTGCAGAAGTCGCAGGTGCCGCCGCTGGTCGGGGTGTCCCGGGCCGAGGCGGAGAAGCAGCTCACACGGGCCCACCTGGTGCTGGGCGGATTCCGTGAGGAGGAATCCGGCGAGCCGAAGGGCACCGTGCTGCGCACCGAACCGGGCATCGGCAGCAACCTGGCGTACGGCACCGGGGTGACGCTGGTGCTGGCCAAGCCCGTCGAGCAGCCGGCCCCGCAGATCGGCATCGCGCAGCTCAAGGCGGGGACGGCCGGACTGCCTCAGCTCCCCGGCCGCGGCGCCGGCCCGCACGTCGACGTCCGGGTGATCCCGGCGCCCGCCGGCCCGGTGAGCCGCCGGACTCTCCCGCCGGCCACCCGGCCGATCGGCACGTCACCGCCGGAGTCGTCGCAGCCGCCGGTCCCGCCGGTGCCGGAGGTGTGGCTCGACGAGGGATCGGCCGAAACGGCTCCGGAGTCGCCCGACTGCCAGTCCGGGCTGCTGACCGTCGTCACCCAGCGGGTCTCGATGAGTGGGCCCGGCGCGCTGACCTTCCAATGGGTCGGCTCGGACGGCACGACGACCCCGGCCGAGACCCGCGAGATCGGCGCCGCCTCGACCACGGTCGTCCGCGGCGAATGGCGGCGCACCGGCCTGCCCGGCGACACGCTGACCGGCTGGCGGCGACTGGCGATCCTGAGCCCGAAGCAGCTGACCGGCGACCCGCTCACCGACGACCACGTGTGCCCCCAGCCGGCGACCTGA